One part of the Brachyspira sp. SAP_772 genome encodes these proteins:
- a CDS encoding cyclophilin-like fold protein has protein sequence MKILLSFLIFIMTACNNSIYGDSTTMNTLNNYVTLTINSKEYKLILYDNDTARDFLRMLPLTITMNDLNSNEKYHNLSTTLTTKSERVGSIKRGDFMLYGNNCLVLFYESFSTSYSYTRIGYIENTDGLKDSLGRGSIEITFSAN, from the coding sequence ATGAAAATATTATTAAGTTTTTTAATTTTTATAATGACAGCATGTAATAATTCTATTTATGGAGATAGTACAACTATGAACACATTAAATAATTATGTTACCTTAACAATCAACAGCAAAGAATACAAATTAATATTGTATGATAATGACACAGCTAGAGATTTTTTAAGAATGCTTCCGCTCACAATTACAATGAATGATTTAAACAGCAATGAAAAATATCATAATCTAAGCACAACACTTACAACAAAAAGCGAAAGGGTAGGCAGTATAAAAAGAGGAGACTTTATGTTATACGGCAATAATTGTTTGGTTTTGTTTTATGAAAGTTTTTCAACATCATACAGCTATACAAGAATTGGATATATAGAAAATACAGACGGCTTAAAAGATTCGCTTGGAAGGGGGAGCATAGAAATAACTTTTAGTGCGAACTAG